In Citrus sinensis cultivar Valencia sweet orange chromosome 2, DVS_A1.0, whole genome shotgun sequence, a single genomic region encodes these proteins:
- the LOC102625429 gene encoding linoleate 13S-lipoxygenase 2-1, chloroplastic, producing the protein MLKPQVHRYSTPTTVLFPFSKPFLHGNCHVFRQVQPSPSLKIGSKVRVSCHSKRHNVSSKNIEAIATSTEKSVSVINAVVTVKATWKDDYEDYLFGRTLRLELVSAELDHTTGSEKSTIYAHASKAGKDKHGNELYEATFNVPSDFGEVGAMSVENEHHVEIYLMNIVLDGFSNGDPVNITCNSWIQPKNKNEPKRIFFTNKSYLPSQTPDGLKRFRIEELYHLRGHGQGVRQPSDRIYDYDVYNDLGNPDKRRPVLGGKKFPYPRRCRTGRQHYESDPLKEKRDKYIYVPRDETFSDVKQEAFDNMKDYKSMCHAALPYIEKFFDGDKKFEYFTEIDELFNEDGFSLPEAEPGFLNSLARFAKTLKEMGEEVFQFDAPEAMLRDKFFWFRDEEFARQTLAGLNPCSIQLITEWPLKSSLDPKIYGPRLQESEITKDIIEKELGAMISVEEAIEQKKLFMLDYHDLFLPYVEKVRKLEHTTLYGSRTVFFLTPDNTLRPLAIELTRPPMDDKPLWRKVYTPGSWNSTKTWLWRLAKAHVLAHDSGYHQLVSHWLRSHCVVEPYIIATNRQLSVMHPIYRLLHPHLRYTLELNAIGRDILISAGGVIENTFSPGEYCMEMSSVIYDKQWRFDEQALPKDLMKRGMAVEDPNARHGLKLTIDDYPFAKDGLDLWGILKQWVTDYVNHYYPDQSLVESDDELQAWWTEIRTVGHADKKDEPWWPVLKTPQNLIEILTTIIWVASGHHAAVNFGQYTYAAYFPNRPTIARVNMPDEDPTEKFWKTFIEKPEDALLYTFPNQDQAILVIATLDLLSTHSPDEEFLGKGKEPAWGEDPVINAAFEKFSGRLMELEGIIDERNGDSTLVNRNGAGVVPYNLLKPYWKDGDKEKGVPYSISI; encoded by the exons atgctgaAACCGCAAGTTCATCGGTACTCTACCCCTACCACAGTCCTATTTCCATTCTCCAAGCCATTTCTGCATGGAAATTGCCATGTTTTTCGTCAAGTTCAGCCAAGTCCTTCACTTAAAATAGGATCCAAAGTTCGTGTTAGTTGTCACTCAAAAAGACACAATGTTAGTAGTAAAAATATCGAAGCTATAGCAACTTCTACTGAAAAATCCGTCAGCGTAATTAATGCCGTAGTCACTGTGAAAGCAACATGGAAAGACGATTATGAAGATTATTTATTCGGCAGAACACTCCGCTTGGAGCTTGTTAGCGCCGAGCTTGATCACA CTACGGGATCAGAGAAATCAACCATCTATGCTCATGCAAGCAAAGCAGGCAAAGATAAGCATGGAAATGAACTATATGAAGCAACATTCAATGTTCCATCGGATTTTGGAGAAGTTGGTGCAATGTCTGTGGAAAATGAGCACCACGTTGAGATCTATTTGATGAATATTGTTCTTGATGGTTTCTCAAATGGTGATCCTGTGAACATAACATGTAATTCATGGATTCAACCGAAGAACAAAAACGAACCGAAGAGAATTTTCTTTACTAACAAG TCGTACTTGCCATCACAAACACCGGATGGATTGAAGAGGTTTAGAATTGAAGAGCTTTATCATTTGCGAGGCCATGGACAAGGAGTACGTCAACCATCTGACAGAATATATGATTATGATGTCTATAATGACCTCGGAAATCCGGACAAAAGACGACCGGTGCTTGGTGGCAAAAAATTTCCTTATCCCAGACGCTGCAGAACTGGACGTCAACATTATGAATCTG ATCCTTTGAAGGAGAAAAgagataaatatatttatgtgcCAAGAGATGAAACGTTTTCGGATGTAAAGCAGGAAGCATTTGATAATATGAAAGACTATAAATCGATGTGTCATGCTGCGTTACCATACATCGAAAAATTCTTCGATggtgataaaaaatttgaatactTCACAGAGATAGACGAACTCTTCAATGAAGATGGATTTAGTTTGCCTGAAGCAGAACCAGGTTTCTTAAACTCACTTGCCAGGTTTGCTAAGACACTTAAAGAAATGGGCGAAGAAGTATTCCAGTTCGATGCTCCTGAGGCAATGCTGA GAGACAAATTCTTTTGGTTTAGGGATGAGGAATTTGCTAGGCAAACACTAGCTGGTCTCAACCCATGCAGCATACAGTTGATTACG GAATGGCCTTTGAAAAGCTCACTCGATCCTAAAATCTACGGTCCACGACTACAAGAATCAGAAATCACCAAAGatatcattgaaaaagaacttGGAGCAATGATTTCTGTTGAAGAG GCTatagaacaaaagaagttgtTCATGTTAGATTACCATGACCTATTTCTGCCCTATGTAGAAAAAGTGAGGAAGCTCGAACACACGACCTTGTATGGGTCCCGCACTGTATTCTTCCTAACTCCAGATAACACGTTGAGACCACTAGCCATTGAGTTAACTCGGCCACCAATGGACGACAAGCCACTTTGGAGAAAAGTGTATACACCGGGTTCTTGGAATTCAACTAAGACCTGGCTTTGGAGGCTAGCCAAAGCTCATGTTCTTGCTCATGATTCGGGCTATCACCAGCTTGTCAGCCATTG GTTAAGAAGTCATTGTGTGGTAGAACCTTACATAATTGCTACCAATCGACAACTCAGTGTGATGCATCCAATCTATAGATTGTTGCATCCTCATCTTCGATACACATTGGAGCTCAATGCTATAGGTCGGGATATACTTATTAGTGCTGGTGGAGTCATTGAAAACACATTCTCACCTGGAGAATATTGTATGGAGATGAGTTCTGTTATCTATGATAAGCAATGGCGATTTGACGAACAAGCACTCCCCAAAGACCTTATGAAGAG GGGAATGGCCGTTGAAGATCCAAATGCTCGACACGGCTTAAAGCTAACAATTGACGACTATCCTTTTGCCAAGGACGGTCTCGATCTATGGGGTATCTTAAAACAATGGGTTACCGATTATGTGAATCACTACTATCCTGATCAAAGTCTTGTCGAGTCTGATGATGAACTCCAAGCTTGGTGGACTGAAATTCGAACTGTCGGACACGCTGACAAAAAGGATGAACCTTGGTGGCCTGTCCTGAAAACCCCTCAGAATTTGATTGAAATCTTAACAACTATCATTTGGGTAGCATCTGGTCACCATGCAGCTGTAAACTTTGGCCAATACACATATGCAGCCTACTTCCCCAACAGGCCAACAATTGCAAGAGTAAACATGCCAGATGAAGATCCAACtgaaaaattttggaaaacaTTCATTGAAAAACCTGAAGATGCACTTTTGTACACCTTCCCCAATCAGGATCAAGCCATTCTAGTTATAGCCACCCTCGATTTGCTATCGACTCATTCTCCTGATGAGGAGTTCTTAGGGAAAGGTAAGGAGCCAGCATGGGGTGAAGATCCAGTCATAAACGCTGCATTCGAGAAGTTTAGTGGCAGGTTGATGGAGCTTGAAGGAATTATTGATGAAAGGAATGGAGATAGCACTTTGGTGAATAGAAATGGAGCTGGGGTTGTTCCATATAATCTCTTGAAGCCATATTGGAAAGATGGAGACAAAGAGAAAGGAGTTCCATACAGCATCTCTATCTAG